TTGCTCTGCCACGACGTAGGTTCCGGCGGCAATGGCCGCGCCTCCCGCGACGGCAAGGGCAGCATTCTTGGGATTGGCCGCTGAGAGCAACGCGATTCCCAGGGATTTCAGCGGGCTGAGCGAGCCGACACTCGTCATCCACTTCGGTTGCGTCGGTTCTTCGCCGTCTCGCGGTCGCGATCGCCATTGCCTGAATGCGAGAGCGAAGAGGACTAACCCCAGCACTATCCGAACGATACTTGCCCATCGTGTGGTCTCTGTTTCGGGCACAGCCGTGTCGACGAAAGCGATAGTCAGCGCCACCACGGTTCCGATGCCCACAACCCAGCCGAGAATGAATGCCGCAACCGAGCGTCGAGCACCCGCAGTGACCAGCATGAGAACCACAACTGCCATCGGCACGGACACAACCGCCAAGCCGACTGCAACGGGCAATGATTGACCTAGCGCATGCAGCACGTGGGTCCTCTCGGTTAGTTAGCGCTCATAGCCCTTGCGCATATCATCTACTATCCGAGGCTGGTCGAGCGTCGACGGTTCCATGTCGCGGCGTGGACGGTCCCGCGGGAAGACGGAAGCCGACGCCAATGTGGGTTCGTCGAGAAAGCGCAATTCCGGAGCGCCGTCAGGCAAACGCAATTCCGGTGGCGCTCCGCCCACTTGGGCGAGTACGTATCCCCAGTCACCAAAACTGGGAACAAACACGTGGTACGGGGAGACCCCGAGACCGACGGCGGACACTGTCGACACTGTTCGCCAGTAGGCATCGGGCGTCGAATACGGACTGCCGGACTGGACGACCATCAATCCGCCCGGATTGAGTACGGCCGCGGCCAGACCGTAGAACTCCATCGAATAGAGCCTGCCCAATGCCGGGGTGTCAGGATCGGGGAGATCGACGATCACGGAGTCGAAGCCGGGTTGATGCGTCTCACGCAACCACCGAAATGCGTCGTCGAGGACAACGTGCACTCGTGAGTCTTCGAGTGCGCCGCCGTTCAACGATCGCAGTCGAGTGTTCGCCAGTTCGATAACGGCAGGATCGAGCTCCACCTGCACAATTTCCGCAACGCTGTGCATCCGCAACACTTCCCGTGCTGCAAGTCCGTCTCCCCCACCCAAGATCAACACCCGTTGTGGGTTGTTCGTGAGCGCCGGATACACCAGGGACTCCGTGTAGCGATGTTCGTCGACACTCGAGAATTGGAGATCTCCGTCGAGGAAGAGCCGGACGTCGTTCTTACGTTCCGTGACAACAATTTCTTGATACTGCGATCGCGATGCCGCAACCACGGGGTCCGTATACAGACGCTGACGGGCCGTGATTTCGATGTCGGAGGCGGCGATCAACAACCATCCGATCAGGCTCGCGGCCAACAGCATTGCCGCAACAGCAATCAGTCGGGCGCGCAGGCTGAGCTGCCACCGCAGCAGAATCAAGGCAACCACAGCCGCGGCGACGCGGTTGATCATTCCGGTAATTGCTGCGCCCCGGATCATCCCGACCCACGGCAACAAGACAAACGGCCAGAGCAACCCGCCGATCAGCGCACCCAAGTAGTCCGCTGCATTCAGATTGGCGAGCACTTTTCCGGCACTTTGTGCGTCGTTGTCGGTGCGTCCGGATTGCAGCAACGTCATCAGCAGTGGCACTTCCGCACCCACGAGAATGCCGATCAGTGCCGTGGCAGCAACAAGAACTGCCCCGCTGGAACCAAAGAACGTGAAGGTGACGTAGAGCGTGACCGCGCTGAATCCACCGATGATGCCGAGCAGAATCTCCACTGTCACAAAGGAAATAGCCGCGTGCCCCAACAACGGTTTGGCGGCAAGGGCCCCGATGCCGAGCGCCGCAACAAATCCGGCCACGATCAGTGACGTCTGCGTGATTCCGCCGCCAGTGAGACTGACGGACAGAGTGAGCAGTGCCAACTCGTAGATCAGTCCGCAGGCAGCACAGGCAGCGACGGCGGCGAGGAGCAGCACCCGCGCCCGGGCAGTGAGCACAGTCCGTGAATCGGTGACAATCATCAGGTGAGAGCAGCGGCGTTCACCAAGCCGATGGACAGCAGGGTCACGCCCACCGCCCAGGCCGCACCGCACATCTTCGGATCCTGCACCAGCGCAACCAACTTACCCGGCAGAAACGCGTTCATCAGTCGCAGTGCAATGGCCTGAAGAACAATTGCGAACAGACCGTACACAGCTGAATCCGCAAGCCCCTGGGCAAATCCGTCGGAACTGGTGAGAATGGCGGTCACGACGATGATGGCAAGCGCAAGATGGTTGGCGCCCAGAAGAATTGCCGCATTCGGATTCTTGTCGACGTACACCTGGTGGCGGAGATTGCCCGGCGTCATGAGATCGAGAACCAGAAATCCGGTGGCCAGAACAGCAACTCCGACTACGAAGTACGCCAGCGTCCCCAGAACACCACCGACCAGCAGAGCTGGGTCAACAGTGCCGATTTCCACAGTTTCAGAAGCAAGGTTGGCGTTCAAGAAGTTCTCCTGAGTTCAGTCCGATTGTCACTCGATATGGTCATTTGGCGCTGCCCGATCCACCGCTGCCGCTGCCGCCACCGGCCGGTGATCCGGGATTGAATCCCGGTCCCAAATAGGCATATCCGCCACTGCGGTATGTGCCGTTGATGTCTTCGACCCTGATGGTGCTTCCCCCGGCGGCCGCGCTGACGGTCACGATATCGTCGTCGTAACGCAGGTACTCATTGCCGCCGTCGGCACTGCGGGCCGCAGGTTCTTCCGCATCGACGATCCGCGACACCGTCGTACCGACAGGATCTTTCGACGAATACACAGCGACGTCGCCGGTTTGCGAACTCTTGGAATAATTGTCCGCAATGAAGTCCTTGACCGCGTTGCCGCACGAGGACAGCACACATGCCATGGCGATCATGACGGGAACAACCCATTTCCTACCGATCACGGATGCCACCTACTTCTGGTCTTCACAATCACTCCAGTCCCCTCCCCTGGGTACAAATGCCAACTCTGCCAAGCCCATCCATGCCCCAGGCTGCTGCCGAACAACACCGTGACAGCGGTGTCGTCGCCGGGAAACGAACCGCAAATCCAACCATCGGCCGCTGCCTGCACTTTCAAGCGGGAGGCCTCGGCAACGAACTCTGTTCGGTCGAGAGTCTGCGTGGAAGATTCGAAACGATACGGTCCGAGAACTTCAGCACCCGGCAGTGGATCGCCACCAGCTGCGACCGCATCGCAGGACACCTGCTCGGTCAATGTTTCACCACCCGAGCGCGCGGTGACTACGTGCGATGCCCCCAGCACCCCCAAAGTCAAAGCACCGTCATCTGTTTCGATAACAAGCTGGGCCAAGGCCGGTGGCGCCGGTGCGTCCACCACAAGGCCGAGCGCAGACGCATCCACATCAGTGGGCTCCACGTCGAGGAGATGAACACTCACTGCGGCGGGCCGGAATGTATGACGGTCAACTCTGCACGGGTGACTGCGCGACCGGTGGAAACCTCCCACGACTGGCCGCGAGCCCACTTCTCGAATGCAATGAGCCCGGTCTTGTCGGCAGTTGCATAGTCGGCGTAGTCCATCACACCCGACGGTGCGGTGCCTGTGGTGCCCTCGGCAGTGAACCGTGCGGTTCCACTTTCGATCCTGCGGTGCACCTTGTCGTCGAGAATGACGTCGCCATTCGGTTCGAGGTTGGTGCCCTCGCGCCGCATCCACAGCGTCATCTCGAGTTCACCCTCGTCATCTTCGACGGTCAGCCAGCGGCGGCCGGTCGAACCGTCGAGAAGGTGCTCGCGCCAGATGTACCCTTCCTCGTCGAGGATGATGGTCCCGCGAACCACGTGGTCGATCCCCGCGTAGGTGATGATGTCTCCGACACCGATCTTGTGGGGGTCGTATACCTCCGGATAGTCCGCAAGCGGGTCTACACGCCCCACCGGAGCGCTCTTACGGCCGCGCAGAACCACGAAGGCCACTGCCGCGATCACAACAAGTATCAGTACAACTATCAGCACGTTCGTCAACGGTCACTCCGTAATCGTCGGGCTCGGCAAGGGCGCCGGGGCAATACCCTACCGATCGCTACTCGCCCGAGCGCCCGTACGTCGCTGCGCCCGATCCCGTTCGATGCCATTTCGGACAAAAGGCCGTGTATACCCGGTCGACATTGCCCTGAAACCCGTTGAACGGATTCACTTTCGATATGGATATCTCGGAATCCTCGAGCGTCCTCGCGCGTTGAACAACTATGGCCAATTACAAAACAGTCAATCCCGCGACAGGTGAAACCGTCAGGGAATTCGATACTTTGGATGACGCCGGAGTGGAAGCCGCACTGGAGAAGGTTCACAACGGCTATCTGAACTGGAGAAAGAGTGCGCCGACACAACGGGCACAGATACTGACCAGAACCGCCGAACTGTACAACGAACGCGCCGACGAACTGGCGCGCATGATCGCCCTGGAAATGGGAAAACCCGTTCGCGAAGCCAAGGGCGAGGTACAACTGTCCGCCGCGATCTACCAGTGGTACGCCGATCACGGACCGTCATTGCTCGCTGAAGAACGACTCGACGTTCCCGGCGCCGAAGAATCGGTGGTGTACCGACGTCCGATCGGCGCGCTCGTCGGCGTGATGCCGTGGAACTATCCCTACTACCAGGTCGCACGGTTTGCGGCGCCCAATCTCATGCTCGGAAACACTGTCATCCTCAAGCACGCGTCCAACTGTCCTCAATCTGCGCTGCTGATGGAAGAGATCCTGCAGCAGGCCGGCCTGCCGGAGGATGCGTACGTGAACGTTTTTGCGACCAACGAGCAGATTGCCGACATGATCGCAGACCCCCGCGTGCAAGGTGTCTCGTTGACCGGAAGCGAACGCGCCGGAACCAGCGTCGCGGAAACTGCGGGGCGCAACCTCAAGAAGGTGGTACTCGAACTCGGCGGCTCGGACGTGTTCATCGTCCTCGACTCCGACGACATGGACGCCACCGTCAAGGCCGCAGCCAAGGCTCGCTTGTCCAACGCCGGTCAGGCGTGCAACGCGGCCAAACGATTCATCGTGGTCGAGGACTTCTACGACGATTTCACGCAGAAACTGACCGCGTCGTTCCAATCTGTCACGGCCGGTGATCCGTTGGAAGCGGATACGGTTCTCGGGCCGCTCTCGTCCCAGAGCGCGGCAGATACATTGCTCGAGCAGATCCAAGACGCCGTCGACAAGGGAGCAACCCTCCTGACGGGCGGCGCGAAGATCGACCGCCCCGGCGCCTACGTTCAACCGACATTGCTCACCGATGTCACCCCGGACATGCGCGCCTACAGCGAGGAACTCTTCGGGCCGGCCGGGGTGGTGTACAAGGTCAAGTCAGCGAATGACGCCGTCGACCTTGCCAATTCGTCGGTCTACGGGCTGAGCGGATCCGTCTGGAGTAGCGACCTGGATGCTGCGCGTGCAGTCGCCGCAGATCTCGACGTCGGAATGGCCTTTGTCAACGAACACGGCACAACGCTGCCCGGTCTTCCCTTCGGCGGAGTCAAGCGCTCGGGAGTCGGACGTGAGCTCGGTCCTTGGGGTATGGACGAATTCGCCAACAAGAAGTTGATCCGCGTGTCCAAGAAATAAGTTCGCTTACGTTCGACCAGACAACCTTTCGACGGCGGCCGGATAGTCGGCCAGAATATGATCGCGCGCGTCGTAGAGATACCGCTGCAGCAATTCGACCGCCGTCGCATTGTCGCCGGCTTTCAACGCACTGTGTATCTCGTGATTGCGAGCGAGGTACGGCGAGTGGAATCGGTGTGCGTCGTCCATGACGTGAAAGACCAGACGCAGTTCGTTCCACACACCGCCCATCAGTTCGTCGATCCTGCTGCTGTTGCTCAAACCCGCGATCGCGCGATGGAAATGAATGTCGGCTGTTCCGACGCCGGTCCAGTCGTCGGCGGCCAGACGTTCTTCGGCGAGATCGAGGGCGGCGGAGACGTCATCGAGATTGCCTGTTTCCGGATCGAAGTCTCGCACTCCCGCCGACTCGACTACCCGACGGCAGATGTACAACTCGGCGATGTCCTCAGCAGACGGGACTCGCACAAATACGCCACGGTTGAGTTCGTGTGAAACCAACCGGTCTTCGATCAGGATCTGGAACGCCTCGCGCACGGTGTTTCGGGAGACGTCCAGTGCTGCGCAGATGTCGGGCTCGGACAGTCGTGCGCCGGGACGGAAGCTTCCGTCGATGATCAGCTCGCGCAGAATCCCGGCGACCCGAGCCGTCCGGCTGGTGCGCTCGAGAAGCCCTCGATGGGCGGCCAACGCGGCGTGTGCATCCTCTTTCGGAGGATTCAGGCTGGTCAAGTGCACTCCTAGTCGTTTGTCGCTGCCCTCATCATAGTGAGAGCGGGGCGTCCGGACCGCTTGCGACTGCCCCCAAAAGTTTCCGTCAGATTAATTATCCCTTCATGGTATTGCAGGATCGTTGAACGATTTTGTACGTTAAGGGTCCTGACATTCCATCTTCACGCGAGGTACCGATGACCGTTCCGATTCAAACCGAAGGTGCCCCTCCGCGCCCGTTCGACTGGTTCCGCACGCTTGGACCGAAGGGCAAGAAGGCATTCGTCGGCGCTTTCGGCGGCTACGGCCTCGACTCGTACGACTTCCAGGTGCTCCCTCTCGGGTTGGCCGCGATTGCCGCGTACTTCTCGATCACGACGGGACAGGCCGGTCTGCTGACCACTGTCACGCTGGTGGTCTCCGCGCTCGGCGGTGTCCTCGCCGGCATCCTGGTGGACCGCATCGGACGCGTCCGCACCTTGCAGGTAACGGTCGCGACCTACACGATCTTCACGGTCCTGTGCGGTTTTGCACCCAACTTCGAGACGCTGCTCATCTTCCGCGCGTTCCAGGGTCTGGGCTTCGGCGGTGAATGGGCTGCCGGCGCAATTCTGGTAGCCGAATACGCAAAGCCCGAGTACCGCGGCCGAGCAGTCGCCTTCGTTCAGAGCGCCTGGGCGGTGGGCTGGGGCTTGTCGGTCATCATCTACACAATCGTCTTCCAGCTCTTCGATCCCGACATCGCGTGGCGCGTTCTGTTCTGGACCGGAGTGATCCCCGCGTTCCTCATCATCTGGGTACGTCGCAACCTCAAGGACCCGGAAGAAATCACCGAGAAGCGTGAGAAGAAATCCGACCGGGGTTCCTTCCTCGCCATCTTCCGTGGCCCGATGCTCAAGACCACCGTCTTTGCCTCACTGCTCGCCACCGGCGTCCAGGGCGGTTACTACACACTCGCGTCGTGGCTTCCGACTTACCTGAAGAACTCACGCGGCCTCGACGTCGTGGGCACCGGCGGCTATCTCGCGATCCTCATCAGCGGCGCATTCCTCGGATACGTCAGCGGCGGAATCCTCACCGACAAGCTCGGCCGTAAGCGAACCATGCAGTTGTTCGCCACCTTGTCTGCCATCTTCATGGTGCTTTACACCCAGGTTCCCGACGGGGCCAACACCCTCATCATGATTCTCGGATTCCCCCTGGGCTTCTGCACGTCGGCGATCTTCAGCGGATTCGGTTCGTTCCTCTCGGAGCTCTACCCGACCGCGCACCGCGGTACGGGACAGGGATTCACGTACAACTTCGGTCGCGCAGTCGGTGCCGTGTTCCCCGCCATCGTCGGGTTCCTCGCAGCCAGCAGCCTGGGCATCGGCGGTGCCATGATCTTCGGCGCCATCGGCTACGGCATCGCTGTCCTGGCACTCTTCGGACTACCCGAAACCCTGGGACGCCAACTCAACTGATCGGTGTCGACGAACTGATCGGCGTTGTCGAACTGATCGGCGTTTGCAGGAAAGAGGATTGGACTTCACCATGATCGAGAATCGCACCAACCCGGATCCACGCTCGGCTCGGGCAGGATTTCGAGCCGGAGCCGTGTTCCCCACGTCCGGAATCGCACCGGGCTTCGCGCAGACCAATCTCATTGCCGTTCCCAAGGACTGGGCATACGACGTTCTGCTCTTCACCCAGCGGAACCCCAAGCCCTGCCCGGTACTCGACGTCACCGATGCCGGAGAATTCACGACGATTCTCGCGCCTGGCGCGGACATCAGGACCGATTTTCCGCTCTACCGCGTCTGGGTCGACGGCAAACTTAGCGACGAGATTCCGGATGCGACGCAGTACTGGCGCGACGATCTGGTGGCATTCCACATCGGCTGCAGCTTCACCTTCGAACATCCTCTGATGGCTGCCGGGATTCCGCTTCGCCACGTCGAGCAGAATCGAAACGTCCCGATGTACATCACGAATCGTGAGTGCCGGCCTGCCGGACGGGTCAGCGGGCCGACAGTGGTGTCGATGCGTCCCGTCCCCGCCGATCAGGTCGAAAGTGCCCGTTCCATCACCGCCCGCATGCCCGCGGTTCACGGTGCACCGATCCACATCGGCGATCCGGCCGAACTCGGCATCGCCGACTTGAGCCGCCCCGACTTCGGCGATGCCGTGGAGCTTGCGCCCGGCGACGTACCGATGTTCTGGGCGTGCGGTGTCACTCCGCAAGCTGCGGTCATGGCGTCGAAACTCCCGTTCGCCATCACCCACGCTCCCGGGCATATGCTGGTGACAGACGCCCCGGACAGCGATTACACCCTGGATCTGGCATGAATATCGACCTCAATTGCGATCTCGGAGAAGGCTTCGGGGATTGGCGCATGGGCGATGACGCTGCGCTCCTCGACATCGTGACGAGCGCCAATATCGCGTGCGGATTCCATGCCGGCGACGCAGCGACCATGCGGCGAACCTGCGAGATGGCGGTCGAACATTCGGTATCCATCGGAGCGCACATCGGTTTTCGCGATCTGGTCGGGTTCGGGCGACGGCACATCGACATCACGCCAGGCGATCTGAAGGACGAAACCCTCTACCAGATCGGCGCACTGGCAGGATTTGCCCACACCGCGGGGTCTTCCGTCACCTACGTCAAGCCCCACGGCGCGCTCTATCACTCCGCATCGAAGAGCCCCGAACTCGCCGACGCTATCGTGATCGCCATGACCGAATTCTCGAATCGCCTTGCGCTGCTGGGACCACCACAGTCTCAGCTGCAGAAAGCTGCCGAGGCACACGGCGTCGACTTTGTTGCCGAAGGATTCGCTGATCGCACGTACACGCGGTTCGGGACACTGACCCCGCGAAGTGAATCCGGTGCGGTCATCTCCGATCCGAACGCCGCGACGGCACAGGCGATCGACTTGGCCAGTAGCGGAACAGTACTCACGTCCGACGGGATCACCATCCCGATGTCGGTGAAAAGTATTTGTGTTCACGGTGATTCGCCCGGCGCAGTTGCCATGGCCACTTCCATCAAGGCTGGGCTGATCAACTCCCGCATTCGGGTGGAGTCGTTCGCATGAGTCACCCGACAATCCTCCCGGCCGGTGAACACGCGCTTCTGGTGGACCTCGACACCGAAGCCGATGTTCTTGCGTTCACCCATGCGCTCACACACAACACTCCGGCCGGAGTGGAGGATTTCCTGCCTGCCGCACGCACGGTTCTCGTGACCTGCCTGCCGACAGCAAATGTGGCACATGTGCTTCATCACCTGAACGAGTTGACGCGCACCATGTCCGCGGCAATCCCGGACGAGCGCGGCGACGAACCACCGTTCACCATCAATGTCCGCTACGACGGTCCCGACCTCGACGACGTGGCAAGGATCCTGAAAATGAGCCGCGCCGAGGTCATTTCAGCTCACACCTCGGCCGTATGGCGATGCGCCTTCATCGGGTTCGCGCCTGGCTTTGCCTATCTGACCTCAGGAGATGCTCGCCTCGACGTCCCGCGCCGAACACAATCGCGGACTGCCGTTCCCGCCGGCGCCGTTGCCCTGGCCGGCGGATACAGCGCGGTGTACCCGCGAGCCTCCCCGGGCGGATGGCAGATCATCGGCAGTACCGACGCCGTGATGTGGGATTTGGATGCCACACCCCCGGCCGCAGTCCAGCCGGGCCGGCGCGTGCGATTCGTGAACGAGGACAAACTGTGACCGGTCTGGAGATACTCGAAACCGGTCCGCTGAGCTTGATCCAGGACCTCGGCCGGACCGGTCATCTACGCTCCGGCGTCGGCGTGTCCGGCGCTGCTGACAGGCGGTCATTGCGGCTCGGCAATCGACTGGTCGGTAACTCCGAAGATGCTGCCGGAGTGGAAATTCTGATGGGTGGTCTGAGTCTTCGCGCGCATCAGCAGATCACCCTCGCATTCACCGGAGCCCCCGCGCAGGCGTACCTCGACGGCATTCCTGTGGGGCATTCGAGCGTCGTCGTCGCGGGGCCCGGCCAGGTGGTCCGCTTGGATTACGCACCCAGCGGACTACGGACGTACCTGAGCATCCGGGGCGGAATCGCAGTACCCGAAATTCTCGGATCACGCAGTACCGACACACTTTCCGGGATCGGGCCGGCACCACTCAAGCCCAACGACGTACTACCGATCGGGCCAACTCCCGTTGTTTTTCCGCTCGTGGACGTGGCGCCTGTTCCGGCGGTTTCGAACGGAACACTCGACATCAAGGTGATCTTCGGGCCGCGCGCGGATCGATTCTCCAATCCGGAAACCTTGATGCAGGGGCGATGGGCGGTCTCGACAGACTCCGATCGCATCGGAGCCAGACTCGATCGCGTCGGCGATGACGCACTCCTGCAGCGGGCCGACGGACTCGAGTTGCCCACAGAAGGCGTTGCACTCGGTTCCATCCAGGTTCCGCCCAGCGGCCAGCCCGTCATTTTCCTGGCAGATCACCCCATCACCGGCGGATATCCCGTGGTCGGCGTGGTGACCGACGCGGATATCGACCGACTAGGCCAAGCCCGTCCGGGTCAGCAGATCAGGTTCACCGGTATCTGAAGGTAATTAACTCAGTCGGACAAGGCATTACCAGTCAATTCCGGGTAGACCTGCTCGACGCAGTCGCGCCGGGTGTACATGTCCCAGTAGCGTTCGGCGATGTCATCCGGGTCGACAATCGGAAATTCGATACCGTCGAAGGCCGTGGCATTGTCCGCCGCGTCCGGTACGACGGGGGCATTCTCGCTGCGGGCGATTCCCGCTGCGATCGCCAGAGTCCCGGCGTAGACGCCGGTATCGGCCAGTTCGGCGTTGAGTGAGTACAGGTAATTGCGGGCGGCGGCCATGACAGGTCCGGGTCCACTGAAGTTCGGACTCGGCACTACAGCGGAAAAGCCCTGCGTCAACAGGAAAGCGCCGTCGCCACGTTCGACCATTTCCGGCAACACTGCTTGGACTATCTCTACCGGGGTGAGCAAGAACAGTGGAATCAGCGCTTGCAGAGCGGTCGCGTCCAGTTCGGTGGCCGGGGTGAACCCGAGGCCAGCGGGGACCGGGCCGTACCCGACTACATCGATCCTGCCGAACCTGGCCCGAATGGCGTCCACGACTGCGGGGACCTGAGATGGCTCGGTCAGATCCGCCGGAAAAGCCGCAGCCTCGATGCCGTCGTCGGCGAGTTGGCTGACGAGTGCGTCCAGCCTTTCCTGTCTCCGGGCTATCAGGGCGACGCGGAAGCCTTCGCGGCCGAAACGGCGAGCCATCGAGATGCCAAGACCGGTACCGGCGCCGAAGACGGCGATCACTTTCGACATGTAAGTCTCCTTGCTATCAGCTTAAGTTGACCAATGGGTCAACTTGTTTTCACAGTAGCATCTAATTTGAACCCATGGTCAACTTAATCGGTTCGAAATGATGCGAGCATGTAGGTAACGAGCCGGGACCAGGAGGAACAACAGGATGCGGGCCGACGCGGAACGAAACGCAAGCAAGCTGCGAGCAGCCGCAGCCGAGCTCTTTCACGAGCGCGGTCTTCAGGTACCACTGAAGGAGATCGCCGGCCGGGCCGGCGTCAGCCACGGCACCCTCTACAACCTCTTCGGCAGCCGCGAAGCCCTCATCGACGACGTTGTGGTCGACCTCGCCGCCGACCGATTCGACGAGGTCGCCGCGCATGCCCTGGCCTGCGAAGATGCGTGGGCGGGGTTCGTCTACTACGTCGAGAAGATCAGCGAGATGCAGGCCACCGATCCCATGCTCGCCGATGTACTGAGCGGGCGCTACCCCGGCGCCGAGCGCCTGATGGCCCTGTGCGACCGGGCACACGGATCCGCTACCGCGATCATGGAACGGGCTCAGCTTGCCGGAATGCTTCGTCCGGATTTCACCGGAGAGGACTTCGCCCTCACTTTCGGCGCCCTTACCCAGCTCGCGCGAGCCGGCTCGGATGTCGCCCCGGACGTCTGGCGCCGCAGCGTCGCATTTCTACTCGACGGATTACGTGTCGAGGCCGCCCGACATCCGCTCCCGGTCGTCCCGCTGTCACCACCTCAGGTGTACGAAGTGCTGGGCAGGCTCAACG
The nucleotide sequence above comes from Rhodococcus sp. KBS0724. Encoded proteins:
- a CDS encoding LamB/YcsF family protein translates to MNIDLNCDLGEGFGDWRMGDDAALLDIVTSANIACGFHAGDAATMRRTCEMAVEHSVSIGAHIGFRDLVGFGRRHIDITPGDLKDETLYQIGALAGFAHTAGSSVTYVKPHGALYHSASKSPELADAIVIAMTEFSNRLALLGPPQSQLQKAAEAHGVDFVAEGFADRTYTRFGTLTPRSESGAVISDPNAATAQAIDLASSGTVLTSDGITIPMSVKSICVHGDSPGAVAMATSIKAGLINSRIRVESFA
- a CDS encoding allophanate hydrolase subunit 1, with product MSHPTILPAGEHALLVDLDTEADVLAFTHALTHNTPAGVEDFLPAARTVLVTCLPTANVAHVLHHLNELTRTMSAAIPDERGDEPPFTINVRYDGPDLDDVARILKMSRAEVISAHTSAVWRCAFIGFAPGFAYLTSGDARLDVPRRTQSRTAVPAGAVALAGGYSAVYPRASPGGWQIIGSTDAVMWDLDATPPAAVQPGRRVRFVNEDKL
- a CDS encoding biotin-dependent carboxyltransferase family protein, coding for MTGLEILETGPLSLIQDLGRTGHLRSGVGVSGAADRRSLRLGNRLVGNSEDAAGVEILMGGLSLRAHQQITLAFTGAPAQAYLDGIPVGHSSVVVAGPGQVVRLDYAPSGLRTYLSIRGGIAVPEILGSRSTDTLSGIGPAPLKPNDVLPIGPTPVVFPLVDVAPVPAVSNGTLDIKVIFGPRADRFSNPETLMQGRWAVSTDSDRIGARLDRVGDDALLQRADGLELPTEGVALGSIQVPPSGQPVIFLADHPITGGYPVVGVVTDADIDRLGQARPGQQIRFTGI
- a CDS encoding SDR family oxidoreductase: MSKVIAVFGAGTGLGISMARRFGREGFRVALIARRQERLDALVSQLADDGIEAAAFPADLTEPSQVPAVVDAIRARFGRIDVVGYGPVPAGLGFTPATELDATALQALIPLFLLTPVEIVQAVLPEMVERGDGAFLLTQGFSAVVPSPNFSGPGPVMAAARNYLYSLNAELADTGVYAGTLAIAAGIARSENAPVVPDAADNATAFDGIEFPIVDPDDIAERYWDMYTRRDCVEQVYPELTGNALSD
- a CDS encoding TetR/AcrR family transcriptional regulator; translation: MRADAERNASKLRAAAAELFHERGLQVPLKEIAGRAGVSHGTLYNLFGSREALIDDVVVDLAADRFDEVAAHALACEDAWAGFVYYVEKISEMQATDPMLADVLSGRYPGAERLMALCDRAHGSATAIMERAQLAGMLRPDFTGEDFALTFGALTQLARAGSDVAPDVWRRSVAFLLDGLRVEAARHPLPVVPLSPPQVYEVLGRLNGKQ